From Amaranthus tricolor cultivar Red isolate AtriRed21 chromosome 4, ASM2621246v1, whole genome shotgun sequence:
gtgattATGTCATGTTCTTGATCCTATAGTTAACTATCACTATTGGATTACCTTAAAACAAAGAGATTAATACTTTGGATTTCATGTGTAGTTGGATGCTGCTGCTGCTATGCTTGCTGGACTGGAGAAGCCCATAGTGATTGCAAAAGTTGATGCTGACAAGTATAGAAAGCTTGGTGATAAATATGAGATCGAGTAAGCAGTTATTCTTTTTCAGATAAAATTTAtagttaaaattttgtttgtgcTTAATGATCAATAAGCAATTGCATATTGTATAATACTCTACTTTTTGGTTTCTCGGTGAATCTATTTCCCTTTTGTGCAGTCTCTACTTCTAAGAAATAATACATATCCTGATTTCACGTCGTGCAGTGGCTTTCCAACTCTGAAGCTCTTTATGCATGGTGTTCCAATCGATTATAATGGACCTAGAAAGGCTGATGTGCTTGTTCGTTTTTTGAAGAAGTTTGTTGCTCCTGATGTGTCCATTCTTGATTCAGACACTGCTATTAGTAACTTTGTTGAAGCAGCTGGCCCCAGTTTCCCTATCTTCATTGGCTTTGGAATGAATGAATCTGTTATATCTAAGTTTGCCATCAAATACAAGAAAAAAGCATGGTTCTCAGTGGCAAAGGATTTCTCAGATAGTGTTATGGAATCATATGATTTTGACAAAGTTCCAGCTCTCGTGTCCCTCTATCCAACTTATGATGAGCGAAACATATTCTATGGGCCATTCGATGGTAGTTTTTCTTTCAGATTCTCAAATCTCATCTCCTAGTATGATTATTTGTTGACTATTTCTTGCGTTAAGAAGATCATAAACTTAGGACCAACTGGATTGTTGAAATTGCCTATATGAAGTTTTGGTTGTGTATCACTCTCAACACCTTATTATATGCCTGGTCTTATGTTGTGGTCTCTTTGATGTGCAATCTTTAGGATTCAAAATTTGCAAGCATGTGAAAGAGCCTTTTTAGGAGAAGGTTTAGGAGTTGGTGCTTTGCACTTTTAGTTGATTTTAAATGGCTTAGGTGGagtctatgttacttggactcttcattttgcttcacttaCCCGTGtttgatccttgatgctcgaGCATTGGTATGACATTTAGACACTTCATTTAGgtgtaaaattgaatttttagaCGTATCTGACACTTGGGCACGTACTAGTATCCGACTTCAGTACtcaagtccaagtaacatagggtGGAGTAGAAGGAATAACAAAATAGAAGAATAAAATTCTTGAGTTATCATTATGTTATGAAATGGTTCTGTGCTCAGAGTTATTGATATTACAAGAATGTGTGTATTTCAAGAGAGTGCTAATTATTCTTGTCATGTGCAGATCAATTTTTGGAGGAGTTCATCAAGCAGAATTTGTTCCCCTTGTGTTTGCCTATGAACCACGATACACTGAAGTTATTGAGAGATGAAGAGAGGAAAATTGTCCTTACGTTTGTGGAGGATGAGAATGAtgataaaacaaaaaagttaattaaattattgaaAGCAGCTGCTTCTGCAAATCGTGATTATCTATTCGCTTATGCTGGTCTTCAGCAATTTGAGGACTTTGTTGAGACATTTGAGATCAACAAGAAAATGAAATTGCCCAAAATGGTTGTTTGGGATGGGGATGAGGAGTATTTCAATGTAAGTTATCgtataatttcttatttttggcTATATAAAGGTCACGCTTCTCAAAATTAAGACACCTATAAGAACTAAAGTGTGTTAATTGCTCGCTTTGTAGAGATCTGTATAATATGAATACTTTCTTATCTGAAAGGATTAATAgctcttttattttcattcaggTAATTGATTCAGAGAGTATTGGTGAAGAGGATCAAGGATCTGAAATAACTCGTTTCCTTGAAGGATATAAACAAGGAAAGACGGTGTCAAAAAGGATCAGTGGCCCATCTTTGATCCAGTTCTTGAATTCAATGGTCGGCTTCaaattaattttcctttttgttttcgTGTTAGCTGTTATAATGATGATACAAACCATTGGTAAATCTgatgaagataatgatgttaGACGGCCTTTAAGACCTGATACAAGTGAAGCACAAAGAGTAGGGGACAAGGAAGACTAAAAGAAATATGGAGGTCTAAAATCAAAAGGCGAACCGACTTAGAGCAGGATCACTTAGAGGGAGAAAGACGAGCTACTGACAGCTTTAACTCGGGGTACTCCAAACTGTTGTCAGGTGCCCCAATTTGCCATTAGTTTCGGTTTAATTTATGAGGTCGTGCCATTTTCTGTTCTCTCAGCGACAACATAGGGCTTACCGTTTTCCCTTGAATCTTGTTCTTTTAGTATTTACTGATCATTCTGCTTGTTTTCCTTCGATTACCGTTTAAACATCGCCTGATGCAAATAAATGGAAACggatagtgttttttttttttgcctttgcAACGTATGGATTTGTAGCTGTAAAGTTCTGAATGTACAAATTCTTGTTGACAAATGATTAGCATATGCAAACTTCTGATCAAGATTCTAGAACATTAGAAATTTATCAACCCAACATTACGGTAAAACCGGCACACACAACAATTTGTATTAAATTGATAATATAATTGAAAGGgcgtaaataaatattttttccaCTTATTATGCTAAGATTGTTGGACCATTTGTACAAATAAAGAATAGAGTAGATTGTTAAGGGTTTAAGATTTGCCCAAAAACCATCCCTAATGTAAATGAAACTGGGCTTCTTCTTTTACAAATATTCTCATTTAAGATAGTTTATGTGAGACAATTCTAAATTgaaacaaattataaaaattaaattaatttaaagatCTATTTCTATATGCAAAATATTCACTTTAAGTTGTATAAGTTTAATGcgtgattttgtttgttaaatttAGTACTTTGtatattaaaatacaatattCTTGTTTTATTATGAGATGCACATTCTTATATaagagtagttttttttttttttttaaattgaacaAATAATAACTttatctaaattattttaaatggctttatattactatataatcatataatcaTTATTTTGTTCTAAGTATTTTgtattgattattatattttattagaaatattacTCCTAGTTTTATAACAATAACATGACTAAGCTTCATAGAGCAGTCTCTCACGCTTTTACTCCCTATGTCCGGTGGCCTAACGACTAGCGCAAAAATAACATCGTGACATCGTCCTTTTATTTCCAGTCTTTCCCCTccattttaactttcttccatTTTCTACATTTCCAAACACCATTAACTCTTGcattctctctctctttctttctcAAATCATGATCGAAGATCTCTGTTCTTGATTCAGAGAAAGAATTTGAGAGAGAAATCAAGCTCATCCAATCAAACATTCATTGCACTATCTTCAtcaattgattttcttcttaaattagggtttattccTTTGATAATTGCGTCCAATTAGACCTTagatttcaattttgattaCGGTTTAACTTTGTTATTCATTTCGTGAAATGAATTTTTTGAGGTTTTAATTGaggaaaatcaaataataatggCGGCGCCGAGGATTGTTATTGGAGGAGATGACGGAAAGTTTAGAGACGAAGAGAGTGCTAAAATGGAGGAGTCGCCGACGAGTAAGAAGTCGAGATTAGAAGGAAGGTTTCCATTGACGAAATCGGAGCTGGCTGTTGCTATGACGGTGTTCTTCGTTTTTGTTATtggtttattctttatttttcataaaatgcCTGCTGCTGAATATGGCAAGATTAAATTGCCTCGCACTATCTCCGATCTTCGATTGCTCAAGtaatttccttttcctttttcttttatgcttttgttactttttttaggtgattgttattatttgacTTTGTTTTGTGCACAAGTAGGTCgttttgtgattatcattttgTAATCGAAATGGGATTTTAAGTTCTTGTTaaagtaattttgttttttcctAATTGATGTTGAAAGCGTTTTTAGAGATTATGCGCGTGGATTCAGTTGTTAGTTGTTGCATTGGTATGATTATAATTAGAGAAATGGATGAGTAACTGTGCAATGATTTAATTTTGTGGGATTACAATTTGGAATTGGAACATAAGTTAAGTGGATCGAATAATACTTTTAACACTGCTTAAGTATCTTGCATGATGGAAATGATGGATTAAGGTACATAAACTCAAACATAAACGACTTCATGAGATTGCGTGCAACAATCCTTACAAATCATCTCTAGGATCATTTGCAACAATCCTCAATTTCCATGCATTCTTTTCTAATGTGGTCAATGGTCATGTAGTTCTGGTTCTGCCATATCCTTCTTCACTCTAGCCCTCTGGATCATTTTTGGTCCCCCAGCCCCATGCCTCTCCTATAGCCTTAATTTGTTCCACTTTGTCTTCCTAACCAGAGCATCTTATGTTATGTAGTATAAAAAAGGTGAGTTACTCACGTGGAATTAGATAGTGCTTCTTATCATATATGAcgtattttttttccttcaacTGTATTATTTACATTAGGAGAAAGTATTGGTGTTTGTGGTTTGGATTAGGTCAATAGTCTGGGTGTTGTTGAGCTTTTATGTTAGTGTTGGTGAAAGGCTGCATATTATTTGCATCCCCTCTTTAGCGCACTTTAGTTGCTAGCTCACTAAGTAGGTGTATGGTAACAGTGTGGATAGTGGGTGGTCTAAATAAATTGgactaacaaataaaaatttttattatgatgctttcCTATTGCATTATTGTAGTGTAAAGTCAAAAACAATGTCAAAACCTTACCCCAACTATCGGGTCAACTACATGAACTAAAATAAAGCACTTTGAGAGATCATTGCTAAAAGGAGTATACTTTTTAGGCCCTATCTTGAACTAATGTATAACTAAAAATATCAATTCCATTCATCATCCACATATATTATCTTGTTATATTTGTTCGTATTTATTGCAATATGCTCTCACAAATGCCAATTCAATGTTACTTTTTGCTTTTGTATCCAAATCCTTTTTGGCCAACCTTTTCCTCTTCTAAACTCCTTGACTGTTCTAATTGGTGCATTTTCAGTCTTTTTCGTACCTTCTAGATCAACGTGAACGATTTATTCTCATTTTATCTTCTATATATGCTAGACTGCAACCCCAAAAACCCTTTTCATACTTTgcaaattcgtaaattctatcCATTAAGATATATCAACTCATTAATCTTATCCCTATCTTTCTACAATGGTTGTTTCTTATGGAAGCCAACATTTTGATGGATAGTAGTATGTCATTGCAGTGAATTGTTACTATAACTTTGTGGCACTAATCCGATGTATCATAACTTAGTCGCACCTCTCCATTCTATGACAGTAACATGCCTCACCCTAGTAAGATCCTTCACAACTGCTTGTCTCCTATTGGACATcctaaaaagatatttttctcCTTCTTTAAAGCTCAATGTGTCTACATCTATACACTATTAATGTTATCTCACGTATTACATCTTTTGTCTTGATTTTGGCTTTCTTATATATTTTGCAATGCTCTCTTCAATGTTGATTTTCCTAAAGATAATAACACGattctttttctttatcatGTTCTTTGCTTCGTCATTCCACGATGTTGCGTCATTTTTCTCTACCATAGCATTTTCTGTATCTCTTATAGAGCCCTTTTGCTGCACAAGGGATACAATTTGtcatctttgttcttgttgcCTTGCTTCTCCAATCAACTTCTTCGATCTATCAACAAAAGTTTTTGCATTCCCTTCTTTAAGGTTCTTCCTTCTCGTTGGACTTCAGTCTTATGCGGACTTAATTGCATAGCGGGGCAATGATTTTTTTATGAGTGGCCTTACAGTTAGACAACTTCTTCTACTCAAGAAGTAACCTATTAATGTAGTGCAAGTAATGAAATTGGCGAATAAGAAGATGTCGATTGTCGAGCATATATCACTTTGATTCAGCTTTGGTTGATTTATTCTCTCTTGAAGTCCAAGGAGCTTACATTCAGTCCCTGCCTTAACCTTGATggaaatttgttgcttcaaaCTTGGGTTGCTTAGGCTTGTGAATATCACTTTTTTTATCTGAAATAGTGATGTTGACTACTTTCACTATTGTAAACTAAGTTACGAAATTGTGATACATgcaatactttttttttctagttGCATTTAACATCTGCCATGTATATCCTGTATTTTGTGCTTTCATAACTTTTCTCTTTGCAATTGTTTCAGAGATAACCTTGCAATATATGCACATGACTACCCTGCACAATTCATTCTTGGTTACTGCTCAGTATATATCTTCATGCAGACATTCATGATTCCCGGAACAATATTTATGTCCTTGTTGGCTGGGGCTCTTTTTGGTGTTATAAGAGGCCTGGTCTTGGTTGTGTTTAATGCAACTGCTGGAGCATCATGCTGCTATTTCCTGTCTAAGGTGATTGGCAGGCCCATAGTTACCTGGTTGTGGCCTGAAAAGCTGAAATTCTTCCAAGGAGAGGTACATAGTTAAAATTTTGATGTTTGAATGTCTCCCAGTAATTTCAATTTGTGCTTTGGCAAtggattttttttcctaataagGACATTTTGTCAATTTTCTTCAGATAGCAAAGCGCAGGGAGAAGTTGATGAATTACATGCTTTTTCTGAGGGTCACCCCCACTCTGCCCAATCTCTTTATCAACTTGGCATCTCCCATAGTGGATATACCGTTCCATGTCTTTTTTCTAGCTACAGTTGTTGGTCTTATTCCAGCTTCATTTATCACTGTGAGGGTAAGTGGTTATTTTTCACTTACATCATTACAAGGTTGTTATTCGTACCTAATCAGGGCAATTTTCTGTAATGGTTTTCTTATGATGTGAGAGAAGCTTGATCACTCAGTGATCCTTGTATATACTAGTTTTTGTTGCAATATTTCCATGTTTTCTTTGTGAGCTTTAAGTTGGTGGATTTCATGTCACGTGTACTGCTAGTGATGTTTACATTTGTTAGTGTTTCGCATAATATTCTTATAAATTTTGTTCTTAGGACCTTGTATCATTTTTCTATATGCTTAAAACATTCCATGTCAGAGGTTAGCAAAGTTTTACTTTTGGGATTAATCCATAACAGTGATACCAGACGCTGCATTTACCATTCCATGAGCTGTTACTTGAATTAGCCGACTAAGTTTTGTTgtttcttatttatatgaatattTATGTGAATTTGTAGATGATATTTACTATCAATGGTCAATCGGAAATAACCTCTTTATTATCATTAACAAGTGTACAGCAAGGGTAATGTTGCATACATCTGCCTCCCCCAACATCATGCTTGCAATTTACTTTGACAGATCAACTGTTCTAATTACCAATAGCTTTGATAGAAATGTGACGTGTCATTTTTTTGTCATTTCTATAactataatttcataattgttGATTATGGATGTTCCATCCGGTCAAAGTTGTTCGCTGGGGTTTATTCAAATATTTGTTAACTTGTGGGTGCTGGGTGGGTTATAAGATTTTCTAGTTTATAGTAGCTGAGTCTGAAGCATTTGAAGTCGAGACTTCATGTTGGTGTAGGCAGATGATCATTTGTAGTCACTGCTCTAGGTATGGTAGGACAGTTAGTTTTGAATGTTTGAAGTAGATTTAGTATTTGAATACCAAAACAAAGCTGGATCTGTAGGCTGAGTTGCAGATAATGAATTTTAAAAGACCTGACGTGTTACGTTTGACATAAGCTCTATTGAGTGGCATTCTCTTCTCTTTAATGCTGAATTTATCCACGTGCAGATGTGAAGTACCATATGATTGATTTGTGGTGCTCTAAATTTGTTGTATTCTctgttctttctttctttctcatttgtatttatttttatttgtattatcaGGCTGGCCTTGCCCTTGGAGAATTAAAGTCTGTGAAAGACCTATATGATTTCAAAACACTCTCCGTGCTTTTCCTCATTGGTGCTGTCATTATTTTTCCGGCTATACTGAAGAGGAAGAGGACCTATGAATGAGCAAGACTAGTTTCTGATATCATCATGGCTCTAATAGAAGATGATGACGACATAGAGTTGCTATAATATCATGTACCGATGAGATGAGAGCGTTGATGTTGGTGGCAAAATCATGTATAACAATGTTTCTCGCTACTACCTTATACTTCTAGAAGAGAAAGCTGCAGATCTTAGTACTAATCTAATGATATTGTGTAGATGAGTTAAGGCAAATGGCTAAATCATATACTTGGATGTTGTCGGGGATTATTCGAAGTTCCTATGCTCATTCGTCTGTATAATCTTTGATTAATGGGCCTAATATGTTGTTGTAGCATTCTCTttacttgcaagttgcaacaaaatatagtttttggatgtatgtTGGCTATCCAAGTTTACTGTGATTATTTAGTAGAATCAATTACGAATATGTGTTTTCAACACTCGGACTTGTATATCCATTAGCGTGAAGATAAATTGTACTCTTTCGGATGCAAAATTGAGCACCATTGTTACAGAGTTGGAGAAATATACAGTAGCTCTAATAAATGATGGTTCTTCCAACTATCTATCAAATTACATCTCACAGAAAGCCTAAtttcagcaaaaaaaaaaaaaaaagataacgCCCATGGATCAGAAACCTTGCTGAATGTAAAAGGAAACGACAGAATACAGCAAATATGTTTATTAGCTTGAAACTGCTTCTGCTTTTGCCTCTGCTTCTAGCTTAGAAGCTGGGTAATCTTCATAGCCAGTGATCCCCGTTATCTTAATTCGGGTGATGGGCTGCATACAGAAACGTCAAATGTACACAATCTTGAGAAAATGACAATAAAATCGATGTTTGTAATCTTCCCCCCTCTTATATTCCATTCTATCATATCGACGTTAGCAAATACACCAGGAAAGTCGAAGATGATGAAACGTCTAAGTCAGGAAACATTAAATGCAAGATGCGCATAAAACTGGCACATATGATAGTAATGATACAAAGCCCCACAAGTACACAACTGATGTTATTAATGTTTCGGTAAAATTTATACCTGTCTGTGACCGATAGTTCGTCTGTAGTTCTTCTTTTTCTTATACTTGAAGACAATAACCTTGTCATCCAGCAACTACAGTAACAACCGCAAGCATTAAGTCCATGATTCCAACATGCACCGCAGAAAAGACGGATAAATGACAGAAAACGAAGACTTGAGTTACCTGTTCTTCTACAACGGCATGCACTGCAGCATTTGTTACAACAGGCTTCCCGATGTAAGTGCTATCTTTAGTACCTACTAGCAATACTTTGTTCAATATGATCTGTAAAATAATAAACGCATGAGCTCTCGTAAGCTTTTTGAGGATAAACCATGAAGTATATAACCAGGCAAGACTGGGAAGTTGTCGATAAGTTGATAACTAAAGTGGGTATTCATGGGAGGTAACAAAATCATCCCTATGAGACTACAAGTTACAAGAACAAGCGGGTAACTTGATATGGGCACAAGAGTGTTTCAAAGGACAACCAAACCAAATACGACATGACTACATGCTACTATAAACTATGATAACTTAACTCGGTAAGTGTATATGACCATAACTCTTATATCAACCATACCATAAGTTCATAACTACGGAAACTTCTAATGTCATCGTGTATTATAAGTTATAACCAATTGGAAGCTCAATTTCACATTTTTAGCAAGGAATTCTTCTTTTACTCTCGAAGAAGCCCGAGTGTATACAACTGACGATATCAAAACATATCAAAGCAGATTTGTAGAACATTTATTATGTTtcaactttcattaccatgctACACGTTCTTGTTCCGAAATCAATTCTACTACCTAATTAAGGCCCCAAgctatattatatactttaacacacTCCTTCACACGAGAGCCCCTTGGCTAGAAAAGTGAATGCATGACAAGCCAACCTCATACTtgacgctaaatattccacttgaatttaAAGGTACATGAGATTCAAACCTATAACCTtctgtcacgttggcttctgatatcatgtcaaaagatcaattcaaacaaa
This genomic window contains:
- the LOC130810447 gene encoding protein disulfide-isomerase 5-2, which produces MRRRSVAVEFLFFAIFSSSLLSIFAEEHKFDIDGKVIDLDDSNFDSAISSFDYVFVDFYAPWCGHCKRLSPELDAAAAMLAGLEKPIVIAKVDADKYRKLGDKYEIDGFPTLKLFMHGVPIDYNGPRKADVLVRFLKKFVAPDVSILDSDTAISNFVEAAGPSFPIFIGFGMNESVISKFAIKYKKKAWFSVAKDFSDSVMESYDFDKVPALVSLYPTYDERNIFYGPFDDQFLEEFIKQNLFPLCLPMNHDTLKLLRDEERKIVLTFVEDENDDKTKKLIKLLKAAASANRDYLFAYAGLQQFEDFVETFEINKKMKLPKMVVWDGDEEYFNVIDSESIGEEDQGSEITRFLEGYKQGKTVSKRISGPSLIQFLNSMVGFKLIFLFVFVLAVIMMIQTIGKSDEDNDVRRPLRPDTSEAQRVGDKED
- the LOC130810448 gene encoding uncharacterized membrane protein At4g09580 → MAAPRIVIGGDDGKFRDEESAKMEESPTSKKSRLEGRFPLTKSELAVAMTVFFVFVIGLFFIFHKMPAAEYGKIKLPRTISDLRLLKDNLAIYAHDYPAQFILGYCSVYIFMQTFMIPGTIFMSLLAGALFGVIRGLVLVVFNATAGASCCYFLSKVIGRPIVTWLWPEKLKFFQGEIAKRREKLMNYMLFLRVTPTLPNLFINLASPIVDIPFHVFFLATVVGLIPASFITVRAGLALGELKSVKDLYDFKTLSVLFLIGAVIIFPAILKRKRTYE